One genomic window of Saccopteryx bilineata isolate mSacBil1 chromosome 4, mSacBil1_pri_phased_curated, whole genome shotgun sequence includes the following:
- the SIX6 gene encoding homeobox protein SIX6: protein MFQLPILNFSPQQVAGVCETLEESGDVERLGRFLWSLPVAPAACEALNKNESVLRARAIVAFHGGNYRELYHILENHKFTKESHAKLQALWLEAHYQEAEKLRGRPLGPVDKYRVRKKFPLPRTIWDGEQKTHCFKERTRHLLREWYLQDPYPNPSKKRELAQATGLTPTQVGNWFKNRRQRDRAAAAKNRLQQQVLSQGSGRMLRAEEESTTEVLGATASLPSKAATSAISITSSDSECDI from the exons ATGTTCCAGCTGCCCATCTTGAATTTCAGCCCCCAGCAAGTAGCGGGGGTATGCGAGACTCTGGAGGAGAGCGGCGACGTGGAGCGCCTCGGTCGCTTCCTCTGGTCGCTGCCCGTGGCCCCTGCGGCCTGCGAGGCCCTCAACAAGAATGAATCAGTGCTACGCGCGCGAGCGATCGTGGCCTTCCACGGTGGCAATTACCGCGAGCTCTACCATATCCTGGAAAACCATAAGTTCACCAAGGAGTCGCACGCCAAGCTGCAGGCGCTGTGGCTCGAAGCGCATTACCAGGAGGCTGAGAAGCTGCGTGGACGGCCCCTGGGGCCAGTGGACAAGTACCGCGTGAGGAAGAAGTTCCCACTGCCCCGCACCATTTGGGACGGCGAACAGAAGACGCACTGCTTCAAGGAGCGCACGCGGCACCTGTTACGGGAATGGTACCTGCAGGACCCGTACCCCAACCCCAGCAAAAAGCGTGAGCTCGCCCAGGCAACTGGACTGACTCCTACGCAGGTGGGCAACTGGTTCAAAAACCGCCGACAAAGGGACCGGGCAGCTGCCGCAAAGAACAG ACTCCAGCAGCAAGTCCTGTCTCAGGGCTCTGGCCGGATGCTAAGAGCTGAGGAAGAGAGCACAACCGAGGTGCTGGGAGCCACTGCCAGCCTACCGAGCAAGGCAGCGACTTCAGCCATCTCCATCACGTCCAGCGACAGTGAGTGTGACATCTGA